One part of the Ralstonia pickettii genome encodes these proteins:
- a CDS encoding amino acid permease, whose translation MSEHATPSSETPGLRRTLRARHLTMIAIGGSIGTGLFVASGASVSQAGPGGALAAYILIGAMVYFLMTSLGELAAYMPVSGSFATYGALYVDEGFGFALGWNYWYNWAVTIAVELAAAQLVMHYWFPDVPGVLWSAVFLAIMFLLNAISVRGFGEAEYWFALVKVVTVIFFIGIGLAMIFGIMKGGPQSGLPNLTIGDAPFVGGLPAMIGVAMIAGFSFQGTELIGVAAGESADPARTIPRAVKQVFWRILLFYVLAIFIIGVLVPYTDPNLLSTEVTNIGVSPFTLVFKHAGLAFAAGLMNAVILTAVLSAGNSGMYASTRMLYNLATEGRAPRIFAQLTRNGVPRNALLATTAVGALCFLSSLFGDKTVYLWLLNTSGMTGFVAWLGIAVSHYRFRKGLVAQGHDPAQLPYRSRFFPYGPLFAFGLCLVITLGQNYQAFTSGTVDWPAVIATYIGIPVFFLIWIGYRLVRGGGIVRYPDMHFPRPPVLRDSLAGQDPGPELPTVANSTQ comes from the coding sequence ATGTCAGAACACGCTACCCCGTCCTCAGAGACGCCGGGCTTGCGCCGCACCTTGCGCGCGCGCCATCTCACCATGATCGCCATCGGCGGGTCGATCGGCACCGGGCTCTTCGTGGCCTCCGGCGCGTCGGTCTCCCAAGCCGGCCCCGGAGGCGCCCTCGCCGCCTACATTCTGATCGGGGCGATGGTCTACTTTCTGATGACCAGCCTGGGCGAACTTGCCGCCTACATGCCGGTTTCCGGGTCGTTTGCCACCTACGGCGCGCTGTACGTGGACGAAGGCTTTGGCTTCGCGCTCGGCTGGAATTATTGGTACAACTGGGCCGTGACGATTGCCGTTGAACTGGCGGCCGCGCAGCTCGTCATGCATTACTGGTTTCCGGATGTGCCGGGCGTGCTGTGGAGCGCCGTGTTCCTCGCCATCATGTTCCTGCTCAACGCCATCTCGGTGCGCGGCTTTGGCGAGGCGGAATACTGGTTCGCGCTCGTCAAGGTGGTCACGGTCATCTTCTTTATCGGCATTGGCCTGGCGATGATCTTCGGGATCATGAAGGGCGGTCCGCAGTCGGGCCTGCCGAACCTGACGATCGGCGATGCGCCGTTCGTGGGCGGGTTGCCGGCGATGATCGGCGTGGCGATGATCGCGGGGTTCTCGTTCCAGGGGACGGAGCTGATTGGCGTGGCGGCCGGCGAATCGGCCGACCCGGCGCGCACCATTCCGCGAGCCGTCAAGCAGGTGTTCTGGCGCATCCTGCTGTTCTACGTGCTGGCGATCTTCATCATCGGCGTGCTGGTGCCGTACACCGATCCGAATCTGTTGTCGACGGAAGTCACCAACATTGGCGTGAGCCCGTTCACGCTGGTGTTCAAGCATGCTGGCCTGGCCTTTGCCGCCGGGCTGATGAATGCGGTGATCCTGACCGCGGTGCTGTCGGCGGGCAACTCGGGCATGTATGCATCCACGCGCATGCTCTACAACCTGGCCACTGAGGGCCGTGCACCGCGCATCTTTGCTCAACTCACCCGGAACGGTGTGCCGCGCAACGCGCTGCTTGCCACGACCGCCGTCGGCGCGCTGTGTTTCCTGAGTTCGCTGTTTGGCGACAAGACGGTCTACCTGTGGCTGCTGAACACATCTGGCATGACCGGGTTCGTGGCATGGCTTGGGATTGCCGTGAGCCACTATCGCTTCCGCAAGGGGCTCGTGGCGCAGGGGCATGATCCGGCGCAGCTGCCATACCGCTCCAGGTTCTTCCCATATGGCCCGTTGTTCGCGTTCGGGTTGTGCCTGGTCATCACGCTTGGCCAGAACTACCAGGCGTTCACCAGCGGCACAGTCGATTGGCCGGCGGTGATCGCCACGTACATCGGCATCCCGGTCTTCTTCCTGATCTGGATCGGCTACCGGCTGGTGCGTGGCGGCGGCATTGTCCGTTACCCGGACATGCACTTCCCGCGCCCGCCAGTGCTGCGCGATTCGCTGGCCGGCCAAGACCCCGGCCCCGAATTGCCGACCGTGGCAAACAGTACCCAGTAA
- a CDS encoding amino acid permease — MHTPITPTRLEAQSELRRRLRSRHLMMIALGGAIGTGLFVASGASIAQAGPGGALLTYTLIGVMVYCLMTSLGELAVHLPVSGSFVTYSRLYVEEGFGFALGWNYWFALAVSVAVELAAAQLVMKYWFPGVSGMVWSAAFLLLMFGLNAFSVRGFGEAEYWFSMIKVVTIVVFLLIGLAMIFGIMHGGPQSGWQNFTVGDAPFVGGVPAMVGVAMIAGFSFQGVETIGVAAGEAENPSRTIPRAIRQTFWRILLFYVLAILIIGVLLPYTDPNLLRNEATDVGVSPFALVFQHAGLAFAAGMMNAVVLTALLSSGTSSLYVSTRILYDLALEGQAPRWFAKVSANGVPHRALLATSAVGALCFFSSLFGDQVVYLWLLNTSAVTCFIAWFGIALAHYRFRKGFTSQGHSVEQLAYRSPFFPFGPIMVAILCAVIILGQNTKALFAPVDNFGAFIATYCGVILFVAIWLAYRWKFKTRFVKYTEMQFSPAHLQQPEPTNVTATGVVAN; from the coding sequence ATGCATACACCCATCACCCCCACCAGGCTCGAAGCCCAATCCGAACTGCGCCGACGCCTACGTTCGCGCCACCTGATGATGATCGCCCTGGGCGGCGCCATCGGCACGGGGCTGTTCGTCGCGTCCGGCGCGTCCATTGCCCAGGCGGGCCCCGGCGGCGCACTGCTGACCTACACGCTGATCGGCGTGATGGTCTATTGCCTGATGACGAGTCTTGGCGAGCTGGCGGTACATCTGCCGGTCTCGGGCTCGTTCGTGACTTACAGCCGCCTGTATGTCGAAGAAGGCTTCGGCTTTGCGCTCGGATGGAATTACTGGTTTGCGCTGGCCGTGTCCGTGGCCGTGGAACTAGCCGCCGCGCAACTCGTGATGAAGTACTGGTTCCCGGGTGTCTCGGGCATGGTCTGGAGCGCCGCATTCCTGCTGCTGATGTTTGGCCTCAACGCCTTTTCCGTGCGTGGCTTTGGCGAGGCGGAATACTGGTTCTCGATGATCAAGGTAGTGACGATCGTCGTGTTCCTGCTGATCGGCCTCGCGATGATCTTCGGCATCATGCATGGCGGCCCACAGTCGGGTTGGCAGAACTTCACCGTGGGTGATGCGCCGTTCGTGGGCGGGGTGCCTGCCATGGTGGGTGTGGCGATGATTGCGGGATTCTCGTTCCAGGGTGTCGAGACCATCGGCGTGGCCGCCGGCGAGGCGGAGAACCCCTCACGCACGATCCCGCGCGCCATCCGCCAGACGTTCTGGCGCATTCTGCTGTTCTACGTGCTGGCAATCCTGATCATCGGCGTGCTGCTGCCGTACACCGACCCGAACCTGCTGCGCAATGAAGCGACGGACGTCGGCGTCAGCCCGTTCGCGCTGGTGTTCCAGCATGCGGGCCTCGCGTTTGCGGCCGGGATGATGAATGCGGTGGTGCTGACCGCGCTGCTGTCGTCCGGCACGTCGAGCCTCTATGTGTCGACGCGGATTCTGTACGATTTGGCGCTCGAAGGCCAAGCGCCGCGCTGGTTTGCCAAGGTGTCTGCCAATGGCGTGCCGCATCGCGCGCTGCTGGCCACGTCCGCTGTTGGCGCGCTGTGCTTCTTCAGCTCTTTGTTTGGCGATCAGGTGGTCTACCTGTGGCTGCTGAATACGTCTGCGGTAACGTGCTTCATCGCCTGGTTCGGCATAGCGCTGGCGCACTATCGATTCCGCAAGGGATTCACGAGCCAGGGCCACTCAGTGGAGCAACTGGCGTATCGGTCGCCGTTCTTCCCATTCGGGCCGATCATGGTGGCGATCCTGTGCGCGGTGATCATCCTTGGGCAGAACACCAAGGCACTGTTTGCACCGGTGGACAACTTCGGCGCCTTCATCGCAACGTATTGCGGCGTGATCCTGTTCGTGGCGATCTGGCTGGCTTACCGCTGGAAATTCAAGACGCGATTCGTGAAGTACACCGAGATGCAGTTCAGCCCGGCGCATCTGCAACAACCCGAACCTACAAACGTCACTGCGACGGGCGTGGTTGCCAACTAG
- a CDS encoding ABC transporter ATP-binding protein: MATNTPMLEVRDLHAYYGKSHILHGVDMHVGEGEIVALLGRNGVGRSTLAKSIMGMVRHEGEILLRGKNVSGLRTFEVAHKGIGYVPENRDIFPTLTVRQNLLLGEKRNPGQPKPRWQVEDMYQMFPRLKERENTAAGVLSGGEQQMLTLCRTLMGDPDFIIIDEPTEGLAPLVVTLVGEYLKTLKERGISVLLVEQKLAIALDISQRVYVMGHGQIVFEGTPQQLKADAKVRQEWLEV; the protein is encoded by the coding sequence ATGGCAACGAATACTCCGATGTTGGAGGTGCGCGACCTGCACGCGTACTACGGCAAGAGCCACATCCTGCACGGCGTCGACATGCACGTAGGCGAGGGCGAGATCGTTGCGCTGCTCGGGCGCAATGGGGTGGGGCGTTCGACCTTGGCCAAGTCGATCATGGGCATGGTCCGGCACGAAGGAGAAATCCTGCTGCGCGGCAAGAACGTCAGCGGCCTGCGAACCTTTGAAGTGGCGCACAAGGGCATCGGCTATGTGCCCGAGAACCGAGACATTTTTCCTACGCTGACCGTCCGGCAGAACCTGCTGCTTGGCGAGAAACGCAACCCCGGTCAACCCAAGCCGCGCTGGCAGGTGGAAGACATGTACCAGATGTTCCCGCGCTTGAAGGAGCGCGAGAACACCGCGGCAGGTGTGCTGTCAGGCGGCGAGCAGCAGATGCTGACGCTGTGCCGCACGCTGATGGGCGATCCCGACTTCATCATCATCGACGAGCCGACCGAGGGCCTTGCGCCGCTGGTCGTGACGCTCGTGGGCGAGTATCTGAAGACGCTCAAGGAGCGGGGCATCTCCGTGCTGCTGGTGGAACAGAAACTGGCCATTGCCCTGGATATTTCACAACGCGTGTATGTGATGGGGCACGGGCAGATTGTGTTTGAGGGAACGCCCCAGCAGTTGAAAGCCGATGCCAAAGTCCGGCAGGAGTGGCTGGAGGTGTAA
- a CDS encoding ABC transporter ATP-binding protein, which produces MSQPTSGPTAALELRDVRKRFGATEIIRGVNLTIGKGERHALIGPNGAGKSTTFNLISGRFPASSGSVRLNGEEISGLAPFEINRKGLSRSFQITNIFHRLSVFENLRCAVLWSLGYKYSFWHKLAELRDARERAEEVLEQIGMTHRREAAAGLLTYAEQRALEIGITIAGGADVILLDEPTAGMSRSESDHAVELIRKVTVGKTLVMVEHDMSVVFGLADRISVLVYGEVIATDTPEAIRNNRRVKEAYLGTTLDEPAGAH; this is translated from the coding sequence ATGAGCCAACCGACATCTGGGCCGACCGCTGCGCTCGAGTTGCGCGATGTTCGCAAGCGCTTTGGCGCCACTGAAATCATTCGGGGGGTCAACCTCACCATCGGCAAGGGCGAGCGCCATGCGCTCATCGGACCGAACGGCGCCGGCAAATCGACCACGTTCAACCTGATCTCGGGCCGCTTCCCGGCCAGTTCGGGAAGCGTACGCCTGAACGGCGAAGAGATCAGCGGGCTGGCGCCGTTCGAGATCAACCGCAAGGGCCTGTCGCGCAGCTTCCAGATCACCAACATCTTTCATCGCTTGTCGGTGTTCGAGAACCTGCGCTGCGCGGTGCTCTGGTCGCTTGGCTACAAGTATTCGTTCTGGCACAAGCTGGCAGAGCTGCGCGACGCACGCGAGCGCGCTGAGGAAGTACTCGAGCAGATCGGCATGACGCATCGGCGTGAGGCCGCTGCAGGCCTGCTGACCTACGCCGAGCAGCGGGCGCTGGAAATCGGCATCACCATCGCCGGTGGTGCCGACGTGATTCTGCTGGATGAACCCACGGCCGGCATGAGCCGCTCCGAATCCGACCATGCGGTCGAGCTTATCCGCAAGGTCACGGTGGGCAAGACGCTGGTGATGGTCGAGCACGACATGAGCGTGGTGTTTGGCCTCGCCGACCGCATCTCCGTACTCGTCTACGGCGAAGTGATCGCCACCGACACACCCGAAGCCATTCGCAACAACCGGCGCGTGAAGGAAGCCTACCTGGGCACCACGCTGGACGAACCTGCAGGAGCGCATTGA
- a CDS encoding branched-chain amino acid ABC transporter permease, producing MERTMHQQAQQQTALPANDRARTMKFKPVNLARWMLWGTTALVMIVLPLIWPQGFAITLLSQMGIMIIFALSYNMLLGQSGMLSFGHAVYAGLGAFMAVHVLNKIGAMQALGMGGPLAVALLPIAGGLGGALFGVIFGYVTTKKSGTTFAMITLGIGEMVFASALMFPDFFGGEGGVSTNRSIGDALLGVTFGPARQVYYLIAAWCLISMALMYAWTQTPLGRIANAVRDNPERVEFIGYNTQRVRFLVVILSAFFAGIAGALSCINFEIVTAENVSAVRSGSVLLAAFIGGMGSFFGPIIGAVLTVFFTVALSGITKAWLLYLGLFFVLMVMYAPGGIASLLVIHLPILRRGKLKTLLPAYGVAIVPAVILLVALISTVEMIYAVQDDASGGVAKLFGLTVEPTTLKPWIAAAVLWLVGAFGLRAAAGKLRTAWDNALQEPQP from the coding sequence TGGTGATGATCGTGCTGCCGCTCATCTGGCCGCAGGGTTTTGCCATCACGCTGCTTTCGCAGATGGGCATCATGATCATCTTCGCGCTGTCGTACAACATGCTGCTGGGGCAGTCCGGCATGCTGTCGTTCGGGCACGCGGTGTATGCCGGCCTGGGCGCCTTCATGGCCGTGCACGTGCTCAACAAGATCGGCGCCATGCAGGCACTGGGCATGGGCGGGCCGCTCGCCGTCGCACTCTTGCCCATTGCGGGTGGCCTGGGCGGCGCGCTGTTCGGCGTAATTTTCGGCTACGTCACCACCAAAAAATCCGGCACGACGTTCGCCATGATCACGCTGGGTATCGGCGAGATGGTGTTCGCCAGCGCGCTGATGTTCCCGGACTTCTTTGGCGGCGAGGGCGGTGTGTCGACCAACCGCAGCATCGGCGACGCGCTGCTGGGCGTAACGTTCGGGCCGGCGCGGCAGGTGTATTACCTGATCGCCGCGTGGTGCCTGATTTCGATGGCGCTGATGTACGCATGGACGCAGACGCCGCTGGGCCGCATCGCCAATGCGGTGCGCGACAACCCCGAGCGCGTGGAGTTCATCGGCTACAACACGCAGCGCGTGCGCTTCCTGGTAGTGATTCTGTCGGCGTTCTTCGCTGGCATTGCCGGCGCGCTGTCGTGCATCAACTTTGAGATCGTGACGGCCGAGAACGTGTCGGCGGTGCGCTCAGGCTCGGTGCTGCTGGCGGCGTTCATTGGCGGCATGGGCAGCTTCTTCGGGCCGATCATCGGCGCTGTGCTCACGGTGTTCTTCACCGTTGCGCTCTCGGGTATCACCAAGGCGTGGCTGCTGTACCTGGGGCTGTTCTTTGTGTTGATGGTCATGTACGCGCCGGGCGGAATCGCCAGCCTCTTGGTCATACATCTGCCGATCCTGCGACGCGGCAAGCTCAAGACGCTGCTGCCGGCTTATGGCGTGGCGATCGTGCCGGCGGTCATCCTGCTGGTCGCGTTGATTTCCACCGTGGAAATGATCTACGCCGTGCAGGACGATGCCTCCGGTGGTGTCGCGAAGCTGTTCGGCCTGACCGTCGAACCGACTACCTTGAAGCCGTGGATTGCCGCCGCCGTGCTGTGGCTGGTGGGCGCCTTCGGCCTGCGTGCCGCAGCGGGCAAGCTGCGCACCGCTTGGGACAACGCATTGCAGGAGCCGCAACCATGA